The nucleotide window atttcttttgaatttggcactctgccatttcactggatgttgtcgaaACATTCctctagcggaacccctagccgtaAAAGGATattattaagaacaaattgttatttacaatgacagccttatGCCTGTATATAAGGAACATGTACATGTTGTCAGGACCCTTTTCTTTTTCCATCTTATCTAATCTTGGGATTCTCACGTATTGACAAGGAAATTCCTTACATAAATGAAAAGGGCATAATACGTACAGCGTCTCCTCTCTTTCCAGAACCACCGGTGGCACCGACTGGACCTGGAGTTCCTGGTTGTCCCGGGGTCCCAACCAGACCCTCTGGACCATGGTCCCCTCGATCTCCCTGTTGAAATCATCGAAATCAGAACCATTAAATGTATATGCTACAGGAGGTTGTAAGACATTTGTCTTGCTGTTTCAACACGGTTGGTCAAGCACAATAAACAATACGAGACATTCTGGACACATTGTTGCACTTACCCTTTGACCAATGACTCCATCTTTGCCTGGCGGCCCATCAGATCCAGCAGGACCCTGGAGGAAAACAACGTATTGTGaataaaatgtattcatttatttaataCTGTAACCTGTACGAAATATGTGAGGAATAATCAAGgaggggctatgcgttctatggaaaataatgaacaacgtggaaggtgtgttccatgGCGCGCTGGCGGACTGGAACAACCTTCCACGGAGTTGCATTGttttgattatcccttttataccatggctataatttaacataTTTGCCGCTAGAAATATGTTCATTTGCATGTAGAAATGTGAACATCAACTAAAGTAGCTAGCAAATTTACTATATATGtctacagtagttgccttggtaacgaAACAAACatacttgctagtttagctaaccaaaccatcaatCCTTGCatgctattatgaaaatcgaattcaacaatgccaataatgttttaaatttgacttttgctttcaaaagtaGCTCAAATAGAAaatgtaagaatgaactatagccattgaattctaccgtgctgATATACCGTGCGTTATAgagaattataaactgggtggttcgagccctgaactCTGAATGGCAGACAgctatggtatatcagaccgtataccacacgtatgacaaaacatttatttttactgctctaattacgttggtaaccagtttataaaagcaataacgCACCTCAGgcatttgtggtatatggcctcGGGGGTTTGGGGTATACTCCGCGTTGTGTCGTGcgaaagaacagcccttagccgtggtatattggccatataccacacccccttgtgccttattgcttaaataatgcacgctctagaattcccttttagccaatcagaaacgagtattcgacaatgccatggtataaactCTCTTACTGCTAGCAACAAGAGGACAAATAGTGAAGTGAAAAGTTTTGGCGAAAAAAATGTAAGGGGAAACTTACATCGGGACCAGGATCACCACGAGGTCCGTTGGCACCAGGAGAACCGATTGGGCCAGTGGGGCCTTTGTCTCCCCCAGGTCCTGCAGTCCCCTGTTTTCCTGGAGGACCCTACAAACACCACAGGGATAATGGAATCATGAGGAGCACTGTGTAACATGCAATGTGGAAGCAGCTCAGATTGCGGACACATTAGTGGGATTCAAACAAATGTGTAGAAATCAGAACATACTGCTGGTCCTGGAAGTCCCAGCATTCCACGctctcctctctgaccaggaAGACCCACAAGGCCTCTCTGTCCTGTTGTTCCTGCTGGACCTGGAGGTCCATCAGGACCCTGTGGAAACAAATCCAGTTGATATTGTCTAGATATTGCCATGTAACAGGGTTGTGGTCAATCCAATTCAACAAGACTCAAACTCCAAATTCAGTTCAGTTCATGAATTGGATAATTCTTGATATTTTTgttgagttttttttttcttatttcaaTTCATATCCTGACTTAATGGATAAACTATTATACAGCAATGTGTTTCTGTACAAACAGTTCCTGAGGTGTACTTTTATGTTCTAACCCAGCATGAACACATCCGATTCAACTTATCAAGGACTTGGTGATGTGCAGCCCTTGGGATTCTCTCAGGAACGGATAGAGAAACATTGTTTACCGTGGGTCCGTCTTCCCCAGAGTCTCCTTTGTCTCCTGAGCCCCCGGCTGGTCCTGGGGGGCCTCTTTCTCCTTGTCTTCCAGGAGATCCATTCTCTCCACGAAGGCCAGGAGGACCCTCTTTCCCAGGGGAACCAAGGGGTCCGGCCTCTCCAATTGGACCCTGTTACAAAGAGAATGTTGTTTTGTTACTGTTGTTGTTATTCTTTATCTCTGAGAATAATGTGAAGTATGTAAGTAATGGGTGATCAGTGGTTATAATTGTTGTGTTCAATAGTGAGAGGTATATTGAAATGATAGCTGGTGGCTACTTCCAAATTGATACATTAACCAATAGAACCAATAGTGGTTTGATGATTACTTACAGCTGAGCCTGGTGGTCCAACCCTGCCTGCAGATCCAGGGAAACCAGTGGGGCCCTAAGAGTGAAATGATGAGAAGATCCACATGGTTACTATTCATTACATGGTTATATACTATCTGTACCACATGTGTCAATACCTGGGCATAATCCTGTCACAGTCCCAAGAGGCTTTGGTCATAATTCATAACATGAACTTACAGGTGCACCCTGGGTTCCTCTTCCACCCTTCAGTCCAGCCACACCGACAATACCCTGCGGAGAGATGAAGATTGCTGAATGAGATAGTTCCTCCTGTTTAGTCTGTCTGATAATGTAGCACAAGATAATGTAGCTTGTTAACTCACAGGAGGTCCATGGGATCCAGCCAAGCCCTGAGGCCCTGGAGAACCAGCATCACCCTTCTGACCAGGCTCTCCAGGTTCCCCCTTGACTCCTGGTTGACCATCGGGTCCCTGTATAAGGGCAATAACACAACAAGCATGAGAGCTGGAAACAGCCCAAATTCACTACTTTTCTTACTAGAAAGCACAACGGGGGGTCTAAGAATATGAGATTATGAAAACCATTATAGAAATTGTACaaattattattatagttattacaACATGATACAGTATACAATAtgcagtacagatgtaggatcttaatttgagccacttttctatagcaggaaaataatcctgcagcaacaggaaatgtgaataattatgtgtattataattcatggacatttttgtaggggttgatacaattttcataagggaaaatgtatcgcaggaaagttctcctgcaacagggtgctcaaattaatatcctacatctgtatgacaTGAATTGTTATGATCACTATGACTCTAAGAAAATCTGTTTGTCGTCTCATAGGCATGGGCTACAGAAAATAATGACTTACGGGTGGTCCACCAAACCCAACAGGACCAATAGGACCAGGTTCACCACGGGGTCCCTGGTGGAACAGAATATAAATCTAGCATTACAATGCCATAATATCTGATATGATCATTTCAAGGTAAATGTGTCATTGTATACTTTAAATACTCAATGTCCAGTTGTCCACTCACAGGCATAGCTCTTGATCCATGAGGCCCGGGAGGACCTTTAGGTCCAGCTTCTCCCTGCAATTACAACAAGTTTTAGATCTACCGTAACAACAAAAGATGAACTAACTAATCATTTTAGCTTTTGGCAAATTATGTCTTTACTTTTTCACCGCTAGGTCCATTGGGTCCGGGTGGGCCGAGAGGACCAGGAAGACCCTGAGGtgagaaaacagatttttaggGGAAATACATTCATACAATGTTTGACTTGAACAGACAAttgtttctctgacagaatatgCAGCAACATGTTTCCAAGCTGACTCTTACTGTAACACTCCCCTGTAGAATAACTCACCCATTATAAAGAagtgtcttttttttttacaaccctTTAAGAACAGATAACTTTTCCTGTTCTGATACAATCACTTCATGCCAGCAGTGCTTGCCAACTGTATGAATAAGCTTGGTGAGAACCTGGGGCAAGCACTTTTCAAATGAGACAAATCTGCTTTCTGTCTTCACATGATCAAGACACAAAACTATTTGTCTTAGGCCAAAATGAGAAATTACAAAATGTGTGTTAGTGTTACATTGAAGTGAAAGAAGTCACGTGTAAATTTGACTCACTCTTGCGCCATCATTTCCAGGTGTACCTTCTGATCCCTTCTCTCCACCAGACCCCTAAATGATGGAGAATGTCACATGTGAAAATCCGACAGTTaatattttttgtgtgttattttttGTGTTATCATATATATACGCAATTGTTTACTTCAATTCCCGTTAGCTACTTGTTATTTTAACAATAGCTACTTCTTGGGCTCCACACAAAATAAACTGTAGAAAACAATCATACAAATACAGCAGACGGAAACAGACACTGAGATAGATATACATCATCTCCCATGGATATGATAGGATGAGAAGCTGATGATGCAGTGTGTGAATACTTACTCTGTCACCTTTAGGCCCAGGAGAACCAGAGATCCCTCTCTCGCCAGGCATCCCTTGAAGACCAGGAGGGCCTAGGTCACCAAGACTACCAGTGGGACCAGGACTACCctttggagaaaaaaaagcaaTGGGTTCATATTCCTATTTTCAGACTCAAAAATCCAATACACATAACCCTCCATAGTGGCTCCATATTACTATATCTCTATACACGGACAACAAATACCTTTGGTCCATCGGGTCCTGGTGCTCCGGGGATTCCCTTGGCTCCAGCCAAACCGTGAGGTCCgagttctcctctctcccctggtaTTCCACGCTCTCCCTGTTAGACACAAAATGTCTGTCAGTCATGCTGTGTCTACTGCAATACTACATTGTATACATGTGCAATATATTCCAATATGTATTGATATTAGTAAAATTATCAATGTACCCTTGGTCCAATCTGGCCAACAGCACCTCCTTCTCCAGGGATACCCTAAACACGAGAAAGAAATTCATACTCCATCGTCATGATGTCACAAATGAGTATTGTATCCCATGAAATAGAGGATCTACAGTATTTATCTCATTAGATATAAACTTCAGCTAATTCAAACAGTGCAAGTGTTCATGAAACTCACCAAATCACCTGGTTTTCCTGACTCTCCAGGAGGGCCTGGGGGTCCAGGTAATCCCTAATACACAAAAGCATATACACTTTAGATGACGACAACAGTGCCCAGTTGATTCAATCATCCCTTATGAGTTACAATCTGTATTGCCACTTTCAGTGATCAACTGCTGCTAGTGAACATCATCCATGCATCTATGACAAAATCTAGAATGACCTACCTGGAAACCATTCACTCCAGGTGGTCCCTGTTCTCCTCTTTCACCTGCAACGCCCTTCAGACAAAGAGAGAATCAACATTTGTTGAACATGAAGAGTATGTTATGAGAGAGTATACTTTACAAATCAGATGTGCAGTGGTGTTACATAATATTGACTGATAGTAAAATGCTTTACCAAAATGTCAGTACGAGATATGAGTCATAACAACAATCAGAGACAAACAGTTGACTTACCAGAGGGCCAGCGGGACCGGCAGGGCCAACTTCCCCATCTTTCCCAGGAGGACCCTAGAAAGGAAGTCATCCTTAGTAAATGTCCTCATGAACACAATTTTCCCCATAAACACGTATGAGGGCAGAGGTCATTTAGTGCTCATTGACATCCGTACTCACTCTTTGTCCTGCCACTCCCAGAGATCCTTGTTCGCCTGTCTTCCCTGGGTCTCCCTATGATTTGAAAAGACAAGAAGTCATTCAAGTAATCATGAGGAGAAAGGAAAAGTTTGATAGCAAGACATCTTGAGAAGGTTAGAACTTCTAAAGTTCCTTACATTAAAGCCCTTTGGTCCAGGTGTTCCCATGGTTCCTGCAGGACCTCTGGTTCCAATCGACCCTGCTGGTCCTGGGCGGCCATCTTCTCCTGCTGGACCCTTCAGACAGAGGGCACGAAAACAACTCTTACCTCTGGCTGTTCATTCAGTGTTATGACTACTGATACCAATGGTCAAACCTCGAAAAGATGGTCAAACCTCGAAAAGGTCATTGATCACCTGACAAATAGCCTGTCGGTCTAAACCTTGTTTGTGTATCACTGAAAACATTAATTGAAGAACACTTGTTGGAGAGGTGGCAATCACTGAGTGCATTACCTTTTTCTCTACAGTTGTTATTTTTTGTTCAGCTCTGACCTAAATTGGATGTGTGTAAACACTCTTTTGTCAACCTTACCAGGGGTCCTGGTTTGCCCTCTGCTCCCTGGACTCCTGGAGTGCCAGTCAGACCCTACAAAACAACAGACAAAATTATGAGCTTCAGAAACAAACATGACAATCTTGGAAAGCTATTCATGATATCTTCACATTACCCGTGCGCCTGGGAGGCCAGGTTCGCCAGTGCGCCCGGGATCCCCTCCGGAACCTTTAGGCCCAGATATGCCAGAAGTTCCACGATCTCCTTGAGCACCCTTCAGGAGAAACATATTAGTGAATTAGGTTCGGGCTGGGGCTCCTGTCCTAAGAATCCAGTCTAATGACCACCGGTGCAGCTGTAATAGATCTCTGTCTGTACCTTAGGTCCAGGTAATCCATCAGCACCAGGGAAACCTCTGTTACCAGGAGACCCCTGCAATACAAATGCCCATCCATATATGAAATGAAGACTCATACGATATACCAAGATTACATCTATTTTCTGCACAGGGTTGAGGATATCAATGTCAGCTAAATAAATTGGATTATGAACTGGGATAAATTTGAGATGGACGACTGAAATCCATCCTGAGAAGTCATAAGTTACAGTCACTGACCTAAATCCTAATCATCTAGAAGTGTTCAGTAATAGAGGCCAACGGTAGACTCACTCTCTCACCAACAGGACCGGGTGGTCCTAGTGAGCCAGAGTCACCCCGagttcctctctttccctcctccccctgcGGCCCGATTACTCCTTGGGAACCAGGGGGACCCTATGAATCAAAACAAACTATATTTAACATTTGTTTAACCATCTCAATACACTTTGCTCCATTTATGACAGTGTCTGAATTTTATTCAATGGGAAATAAGGAGCATTTAGACATCCAAGTATTGTACAATATAAAAAGTACTGTACATAATAGCATAAATGTTGTACATATTCTCTGTGAATGGTCACATTATTTGGGCTTACAGGTTCTCCTTTGGGTCCGGCCTCTCCTTTGTACCCAGGTATACCAACATCTCCCTGAAAAAAAGATGAGAGCCATAAATATACTGTATCACTATAGTAACATTTTATtctacacctgagataatgaatAATGTATCATAAAATGAAAATCAATATTACCATCTTGTCAATCAGTCAAATAATTGTTCTGCAGTAATGGTACATTAGTTAGGTGATCTGGGCCATATTATCTGTGCTTTGGTAAAGTCATGCATGCATGTCATAACATTGACAGTGTATGTATACATCTATATGGTACATGAATGAATGGACCTCTGGAGTAGAAAATTACTATCCAAAGTAAACGGACGCCACATTACCAGTTGACCTTTGATCCCAGGCTGTCCAGTGCTTCCCTGAGGTCCGGGTGGACCATGGGGTCCGAGGTGACCCCCGGGACCCTGCACACCCATAGTACCCTACAAAACAACAGGAATATCTCTCAATAGACATCAATCTTGAGCATATGAATCTAGGTATGCTATGTGATAATACAATTATGTTGATAATACAGTTATGTTGAAAATTAGGGGTACTAGATTCATGATACTATACGTACCACCGGACCCTTAGTACCTGGGCCCCCGTCTGTTCCTGAAGGACCCTAAATATAGCAAATATATCATATTAAAAGTACAGCACAATGATGTTTAACAAAGAGAGTAGGTGTTATAAATAAGACCCTTACTTGTTGGCCAGTTGATCCTGCCCTGCCTTGGTGTCCTGTCTCGCCCCTCTGTCCCTGTTGCCCCTCGGGCCCCCGCACTCCTGTGGCACCAGGTTGGCCCTGGAGAATAGAAACAGAAATCCTCATGAGTCCATTTCATGTACATACAGTAGTCCTACGTTGCCTTATTAGttagctatatactgtatgttattaGGTTGCATTTACAACATATTGCATACACTGCTACATATACAGCCTCGGAAGTTACTATTTAAATCACATTGATTTGAACATGTATTGAATACTTAATGTTCTACTTGATAGTCTACAGTACTTGCCTTCATTCCTGGAATTCCTGGATAACCTGGGGGACCATTGATACCTAATGGACCCTGCAAGTATAATACCAGAAAATTGAATTAACGAATAGCTCAAATGCAGTATTATATTAGTAGCAACTGCAGGCCAACTTACCATCGGACCAGATTTACCAATGTTCCCAGGAGGACCTTTCATTCccttcaaaaaaaataaaaaaataattggaTTCACACAGAATACAATCTACAATTACAATTCTTGTAAAGACATGCATCGGAAATTTGAATCGTGTACACTTGTCaaatacataaaatatatttgaaaaaataattGAGGACTTGTAATGGTGTGAGTGGATGTAACAATATCTTGTTATCTGGAGTCATTACATTTATACTGTTGTATATAAAAATTAGCAATACAATTGAGAATGATATTAACCTTAagatctaagtaacataataaaaaaaatccccatcaaaatccgtcagtttaagctagagatattttTTGCATGGCCTGCGTCTCAAGGATCCACCGCATCCACCTATGTCGGCCTTCTGCATCTGCTTTTGAAGGTGGTCGAGCAAAAGTGGTGtgtgtcagaccatgagacatcccgaaaatcggtcttctcactaaAACGTCTGTGGCGTCCCAACAGACCACTCTatagatgagactctcacaaacacaatggtgttcttcattttgctctacgaccccacAAGCCCCACGGGATTCGTCTAAAGTCAGTAACGCTGATGTGCCagcttctgtctgtagcgtctgaaccgtTTGGGCTATGAACTGAAATGAACCCACTGTCGAAAGAGGAAACTCTCACGAACAAGATGGTGTTAACCTCCCAACTTTAAGTGTTCTCATTCTTACCGGCACTCCATTTGCTCCTAAGCGACCTCTCTCCCCAGGCATGCCTCTAGGGCCCTAAAAGGAGCAATTAATCATGATTACTTTTAGTGTGGCAGAGCAATAAACATATGAATGTATTGACAAAATTACCATTAAGCAATAAACATATAAATGTAAGGAAAAAGTAAAAGTTGAAAATAGGTGTTAATTGGCAGAGAGTTGATACACTAGGACTAGTCCTGCAAATACCAAAAGATGCTGCAAACAGTCCCATGTTATTATTATACTTTTATTTATATGGGGGATCAACTGAGACCAACGTCTCATTTGCAGTAGAGCCCTGTTTTCAatacaaagaaagaaaaacacacatacagtgcattaggaaagtattcagaccccttgacttttcccactgtttttacattacagctttattctaaaattgatgacgtttttttctctcatcaatctacacccagtaccccataatgacaaagcaaaaacaggtttttgtttctacaacttgaccaggccatgaggtcgaaggaattgttcgtagagctccgagacaggattgtgtcgaggcacagatctggggaagggtaccaaaaaatgtctccagcattgaaggtccccaagaacacagtggcctccatcattcataaatggaagaagtttggaaccaccaagactcttcctagagttggccgcccggccaaactgagcaatcgggggagaagagccttggtctttgaggtgaccaagaacccgatgttcgctctgaaagagctccagagttcctctgtggcgatgggagaaccttccaggacaaccttctctgcagcactccaccaatcaggcctttatggtagagtggccagacagaagccactcctcagtaatagGCACATGACACccttttggagtttgccaaaaggcacctaaaggctctcagacgacgagaaacaagattctggtctgatgaaaccaagattgaactcttttgcctgaatgccaaacgtcacgtctggaggaaacctggcaccatccctacggtgaagcatggtggtggcagcatcatgctgtgggcatgtttttcagcagcagtaaCTGGGAGACCattcaggatagagggaaagatgaatggagcaaagtacagagaaatccttggtgaaaacctgccccagagcgctcaggacctcagactggggtgaaggttcaccttccaacaggacaacgaccctaagcatacaatcaagacaatgcaggagtggattcgggacaagtctctgaatgtccttgagttgcccagccagagcccggacttaaatccgatcgaacatctctggagagacctgaaaatagttgtgcagcaacgctccccatccaacctgacagagcatgagaggatctgcagagaagaattggagaaactccccaaatacaggtgtgccaagcttgttgcgtcatacccaagaagacttgatcctgtaatcgctgccaaaggtgcttcaacaaagtactgagtaaagtgtctgaatacttacataaatgtaaTATTCCatgttcatttttaatacatttgcataagtaaaaaaaacaactgttttgctttgtcattatgcggtattgtgtgtagattgatgaagaaaaaaatctattgaatccattttagaataaaataataattgtaataattCATGAATTTAAGTATATGTTAGTTAAGCACATTGCACTGTTTATTTTAAACAGCTGAAAGAAATCAATCCAAAGGTAATGTACAGTACAGGCATGGCTCCTCATCATGGGCTGCATCCATATAGTGCCTTCCAATGCTTGTCTTTTTTCATTCTTCTTCACTACACTATGAAGAATCTAGACTGGTCAAAGCTAACACTAGGTAGGCATCCACCATTTTGCTTTAACCTATCTTATCTTTTGTGAACTGTGCAGACGGAGAGGATTCTTCCAAAGAACCAATAGATACTTATCAATAAAACATCACAATAAGGTTCAGTGCGTTTTGTCAGTGACTGCATAAGTTGCTAGTACACAATACTGTATATTTGAAATATTTTCCACTTACCATAGGGCCAGGTGTGCCAATCGGACCAGTGGGACCTAATGCACCCTAAGAGATCAATTACAAAAACATTGCATTCATCAATACATGCCTTTCAAAACTTTACAGTATGCATATACttaatatatactgaacagaaatataaacacaacatgtaaagtgttggtcccatgtttcatgagctaaaataaaagatcacagaaatgttccataggcacaaaaagcttatttctctcagattttgtgtATATTATACACTCATCTATATAATATCTATATGAATATCACTGAAATATCATGACAAGAAATGACTATGATGTCAATATGAATCATAAAAACATAGTGAGTGAGTTATAGATATAACTTCATATAGACGTTTTACCTTGGATCCTACAGTTCCAGTTTCGCCTCTTAGACCAATTGGACCTGTGTGACCCTGAAACAACAAAGTGTATTTTTCCATTAGTGGACAATAATTGCGTGACACATGAGTTCACAGTGAGGTTCTTTGAATGTTTGTTGGGGGTCATACTTACTCTATGGCCTTTCAATCCAGGAGGCCCAGGTGTCCCTGGAAATCCTCGAGCTCCCTGTAATACATGGTATTTTAGTACAGTTTCAATACAG belongs to Salmo trutta chromosome 20, fSalTru1.1, whole genome shotgun sequence and includes:
- the col5a2a gene encoding collagen, type V, alpha 2a encodes the protein MMSFVHSRICLFLVVSVAQVLIVKCQDGNSGDDAGCTVDGQVYTNRDIWKPEPCRICVCDSGSVLCDEIQCDELSNCEKVTIPEGECCPICQSEGGSDTSGNVRPDGGRVYRGQKGEPGEVPQVTGIRGRPGPMGPPGSPGFRGDRGQKGRPGLRGPAGYDGEPGVPGNPGEPGPAGNQGPPGGLGAQMAGGFGDEKSAGQTAMVPGTSGEAGARGPPGPNGNPGHAGPQGPPGEVGDPGHMGTSGQRGPEGPPGKPGEDGEGGKSGNPGEMGFPGSAGARGFPGTPGPPGLKGHRGHTGPIGLRGETGTVGSKGALGPTGPIGTPGPMGPRGMPGERGRLGANGVPGMKGPPGNIGKSGPMGPLGINGPPGYPGIPGMKGQPGATGVRGPEGQQGQRGETGHQGRAGSTGQQGPSGTDGGPGTKGPVGTMGVQGPGGHLGPHGPPGPQGSTGQPGIKGQLGDVGIPGYKGEAGPKGEPGPPGSQGVIGPQGEEGKRGTRGDSGSLGPPGPVGERGSPGNRGFPGADGLPGPKGAQGDRGTSGISGPKGSGGDPGRTGEPGLPGARGLTGTPGVQGAEGKPGPLGPAGEDGRPGPAGSIGTRGPAGTMGTPGPKGFNGDPGKTGEQGSLGVAGQRGPPGKDGEVGPAGPAGPLGVAGERGEQGPPGVNGFQGLPGPPGPPGESGKPGDLGIPGEGGAVGQIGPRGERGIPGERGELGPHGLAGAKGIPGAPGPDGPKGSPGPTGSLGDLGPPGLQGMPGERGISGSPGPKGDRGSGGEKGSEGTPGNDGARGLPGPLGPPGPNGPSGEKGEAGPKGPPGPHGSRAMPGPRGEPGPIGPVGFGGPPGPDGQPGVKGEPGEPGQKGDAGSPGPQGLAGSHGPPGIVGVAGLKGGRGTQGAPGPTGFPGSAGRVGPPGSAGPIGEAGPLGSPGKEGPPGLRGENGSPGRQGERGPPGPAGGSGDKGDSGEDGPTGPDGPPGPAGTTGQRGLVGLPGQRGERGMLGLPGPAGPPGKQGTAGPGGDKGPTGPIGSPGANGPRGDPGPDGPAGSDGPPGKDGVIGQRGDRGDHGPEGLVGTPGQPGTPGPVGATGGSGKRGDAGSRGPNGPPGSAGKRGLTGPQGPRGDKGDLGDHGERGQKGHRGFTGLQGLPGPPGTTGEQGASGIIGPSGQRGPPGPVGPPGKEGYIGQPGPMGPPGTRGISGEIGPEGPPGEPGPNGPPGPPGPPTAAMDDLFGGMHDYDAGPPPPEFNEDEALPNSNATQQLDPGVQATLKALSSQIDSMKSPDGSRKHPARTCEDLKQCYPLKKSGEYWVDPNQGSSEDAIKVHCNMETGETCISANPASIPKKVWWNTSRKKPVWFGADINRGTQFTYGNKDQPANSVTVQMTFIRLLSKEASQTITYHCKNTVGYKDEATGNLKKAVILKGSNDLELKAEGNNRFRYTVVEDSCGQSNGKWGKTVFEYRTQKTARLPIMDMAPVDIGGSNQEFGIDIGPVCFL